In Rhodoferax sediminis, the sequence GTCGTTCGCCGCGAGCCTGGTGGAGAGCACGATGGCCACCAGCAGCACCAGCCCGCTGATGGCCAGCACCAGGCCGACGCGCAGCGCCAGCCGGGTGTAGAGCGAACGCCCCAGCAGGGTCACGGCAGCACGACCTGGTAGCCCAGCCCGCGCAGGGTGCGGATCTCGAAGTGCGCCCCCGCCAGCTTCTTGCGCAGGCGCGCGATGTACTGCTCCACCGTGTTGGCATTCGGGTTGTCGTCCAGCGTGAACAGCTTGTCGAGCAGCTCGTCCTTGCCGTAAATGCGCCCCGGACGCGAGATGATGATCTCCAGCAGCGTCACCTCGCGGCGCGTGAGCTCGAGCGGCACGCCGTCGATGCGTACCGTGCGGCTCTTGCGGTCCAGCGTCAGGTTGGCGCAGCTCAGCAGGTTGGTCGAATCGCCGCCGACGCGGCGCAGCAGCACGCGGATGCGCGCCTCCAGTTCGCGAAAGTCAAACGGCTTGATCAGGTAGTCGTCGGCGCCCAGGTCCAGCGCCTTCACGCGCTCCTCGATTTCGGCGCAGGCCGTGAGCATCAGCACCTGGGTGCGCAGCGGCACATTGCGCACGCGCTCTAGCAGCGCGTAGCCGTCCAGCCCCGGCAGCATGACGTCCAGGACGATGAGGTCGTAGTGGTCCGCCACCACCATCGCGGCGGCCTTGGCACCGTCGGCCTCCCAGTCCACCGTGTGACCGAGCCGCACCAGGTGCGCGCTGATGGCGTGCGCCACGTCTACCGAGTCTTCGACCAACAGCACGCGCATGGAGGAGGCCTTTGGGGGTTCAGGTTCATTACAGGTTCGCAGACTAGCATTGCCGCACAGACACAAGAGCGAAATTTTAGGAGACAAGCATGAGTCACGATGATCGCGCCGGCCCGGACGCAGGCGCCGCTTCGAGCACGCCCGCGCCACTGCTGGAAATCGACAACGTCACCCTACAGTACAAGACCAGCGAGCATCTGGTCACGGCGACCAGGCAGGTCAGCTTCAAGGTCTATCCGTCGGACCGCTACATTCTGCTCGGCCCCTCGGGCTGCGGGAAGTCCACGCTGCTGAAAGCCATCGGCGGCTACATGGCGCCCGTGCATGGGTCCATTCGCCTCAAGGGCCAGACCGTCACGCAGCCGGGGCCGGACCGCATGATGGTGTTCCAGGAGTTCGACCAGTTGCTGCCCTGGAAGACGGTGCGCCAGAACGTCGAGTTCGCGCTGCACGCCAGCGGGCGCCTGAAGGGCCAGGAAGCCGCCGAGCGCGCCGCCTACTACATCGAAAAAGTCGGGCTGGCCGGATTCATCGACAGCTACCCGCACACGCTCTCGGGCGGCATGAAGCAGCGCGTCTCGATCGCGCGCGGCATGGCCATGGAGCCCGACGTGCTGCTGATGGACGAGCCCTTTGCCGCGCTCGACGCGCTGACGCGCCGCAAGATGCAGGACGAGCTCTTGCGCTTGTGGGACGACACGCGTTTCACCGTGCTGTTCGTCACGCACTCCATCGAAGAAGCGATCCGCATCGGCAACCGCATCCTCCTGCTGTCGCCGCATCCGGGCCAGGTCAAGGCCGAGCTCAACAGCGTGCCCGCCGGCGAGATGGGCACGGCGAGCCAGGCCCAACTGGAAACCCGCATCAACGACATGCTGTTCGCGCACTGAGGCTTGACATGACCACATCTACCACTGCGACAACTTCCATCGAGCCCTTCGTTCGTCCCGAGTTCGTGCTCGACACCCAGCGTCCTGAGACGACGGAAGTTTTGCGCCCCCTGACGGTGTTCGAATCGCTGTACCGCCTGGGCTGGCTGCGCAAGGCCGTCATCCTGGCCGTGCTCGCCGTCATCTGGGAAATCTACGGCCGCTGGCTCAATAACCCGCTGCTGTTTCCGAGCTTTTCCGAGACCGTGCGCGCCTTTGGCGAAGGCATCGCCAGCGGCGTGCTGCTGGAGCGCGCCGCCGTGTCGCTGCAAACCCTGTTGATCGGCTACGGCCTGGGCATTGCGCTGGCCGCGCTGCTGACCACGGT encodes:
- a CDS encoding ABC transporter ATP-binding protein — translated: MSHDDRAGPDAGAASSTPAPLLEIDNVTLQYKTSEHLVTATRQVSFKVYPSDRYILLGPSGCGKSTLLKAIGGYMAPVHGSIRLKGQTVTQPGPDRMMVFQEFDQLLPWKTVRQNVEFALHASGRLKGQEAAERAAYYIEKVGLAGFIDSYPHTLSGGMKQRVSIARGMAMEPDVLLMDEPFAALDALTRRKMQDELLRLWDDTRFTVLFVTHSIEEAIRIGNRILLLSPHPGQVKAELNSVPAGEMGTASQAQLETRINDMLFAH
- a CDS encoding response regulator transcription factor, with product MRVLLVEDSVDVAHAISAHLVRLGHTVDWEADGAKAAAMVVADHYDLIVLDVMLPGLDGYALLERVRNVPLRTQVLMLTACAEIEERVKALDLGADDYLIKPFDFRELEARIRVLLRRVGGDSTNLLSCANLTLDRKSRTVRIDGVPLELTRREVTLLEIIISRPGRIYGKDELLDKLFTLDDNPNANTVEQYIARLRKKLAGAHFEIRTLRGLGYQVVLP